From a region of the Actinopolymorpha singaporensis genome:
- a CDS encoding NYN domain-containing protein, producing the protein MAVPDLRSAVFATKYAILIDVGYLYAATAEVLFGARERREYRVSADELIQALQKHAVEHLPGELLRVYWYDAAHDRVPTVDQRVIAALPMVKLRLGNLNKQGQQKGVDAQIRADLDALARHGAVTDVVLLAGDEDLVPAVEAAQAYGVRIHLWGVEPSYGSNQAERLVWESDFVEVLAADLLRPYVRQSQPLSGSAPTPASAPSTADSVTALAHEPSTADGTTPGPTAPGPSGPSAPGAAKRAQAGGQAGTPTPAQVFAGRAGTTTAVAGAGSVRPPRTDSPNATPTPGPAAGPAPAPASAAADGGPTIGAQGAGPRLGPDRNAVEEVGEHVAQKWILTRGRDHVRDLLPGPILPTVIDSELLAEAEKELGHSLRPYPEARVWLRDGFWTRLGREFELADHGDRAERGDRAEHAERRQTK; encoded by the coding sequence ATGGCGGTTCCCGACCTCCGTTCGGCGGTCTTCGCCACGAAGTACGCCATCCTGATCGACGTCGGGTACCTCTACGCCGCGACCGCGGAGGTGCTGTTCGGCGCCCGTGAGCGCCGCGAGTACCGCGTCTCCGCCGACGAACTCATCCAGGCCCTGCAGAAGCACGCCGTCGAACACCTGCCGGGCGAACTCCTCCGGGTCTACTGGTACGACGCCGCTCATGACCGCGTACCCACCGTCGACCAGCGGGTGATCGCGGCACTGCCGATGGTCAAGCTCAGGTTGGGAAACCTCAACAAGCAGGGGCAGCAGAAGGGTGTCGACGCGCAGATCCGCGCCGACCTGGACGCGCTGGCGCGGCACGGAGCCGTGACCGACGTCGTACTGCTGGCCGGTGACGAGGACCTCGTTCCCGCGGTCGAGGCCGCGCAGGCCTATGGCGTACGAATCCATCTGTGGGGCGTCGAGCCGTCCTACGGCAGCAACCAGGCCGAGCGGCTGGTGTGGGAGTCGGACTTCGTCGAGGTGCTGGCGGCCGACCTGCTCCGGCCCTACGTACGGCAGTCCCAGCCGTTGAGCGGCTCAGCGCCGACACCTGCTTCTGCACCGTCGACTGCCGATTCCGTGACGGCACTGGCGCACGAGCCTTCCACGGCGGACGGGACAACTCCGGGGCCGACAGCTCCGGGGCCGTCGGGTCCGTCCGCGCCGGGCGCAGCCAAGCGAGCACAGGCGGGCGGGCAGGCAGGCACCCCGACGCCCGCGCAGGTGTTCGCAGGGCGGGCCGGAACGACCACCGCCGTCGCCGGGGCCGGCTCGGTTCGCCCGCCGCGGACCGACTCGCCGAACGCCACACCCACGCCGGGTCCCGCTGCCGGTCCGGCGCCCGCCCCTGCTTCGGCGGCAGCCGACGGCGGGCCCACGATCGGTGCGCAGGGCGCCGGGCCTCGGCTCGGTCCCGACCGGAATGCGGTCGAGGAGGTCGGTGAACACGTTGCGCAGAAGTGGATCCTGACCCGTGGCCGCGACCACGTACGCGATCTGCTGCCCGGTCCGATCCTGCCGACCGTCATCGACAGCGAGCTGCTGGCCGAGGCGGAGAAGGAACTCGGCCATTCGCTGCGCCCGTATCCGGAGGCACGGGTATGGCTGCGGGACGGTTTCTGGACCCGGCTCGGCCGCGAGTTCGAGCTGGCCGACCACGGCGATCGTGCGGAGCGAGGCGACCGCGCCGAACACGCCGAACGTAGGCAGACCAAGTAG
- a CDS encoding MFS transporter, which produces MNSAHAFSHSLVMAELTLRVRTRIADPLLLAGSAVVVGGGFALFAAARSELAELFAAMAVLGFGVGGFSAAMPGVILAVTPKSETSSAMSFNYVVRSVGYSLGSAIGGLILAAGTGPGHLFPTTEDPTILVSLVRLLVWRGSWVLVLVVGG; this is translated from the coding sequence TTGAACTCTGCCCACGCGTTCTCCCACAGCCTGGTGATGGCCGAGCTCACGCTGCGGGTCCGGACGCGGATCGCCGACCCCCTGCTCCTGGCCGGCAGCGCCGTCGTGGTCGGCGGCGGGTTCGCCCTGTTCGCGGCGGCCCGGTCGGAGCTGGCCGAGCTGTTCGCGGCGATGGCTGTGCTCGGCTTCGGCGTCGGCGGCTTCTCGGCCGCGATGCCCGGCGTCATCCTGGCCGTCACCCCCAAGAGCGAGACGTCGAGCGCCATGAGCTTCAACTACGTCGTCCGCAGCGTCGGGTACTCCCTGGGCAGCGCCATCGGCGGCCTGATCCTCGCCGCGGGCACCGGCCCCGGCCACCTCTTCCCGACGACAGAAGATCCGACCATCTTGGTTTCGCTGGTGCGGCTGCTGGTGTGGCGGGGTTCGTGGGTGCTCGTGCTGGTCGTGGGCGGCTGA
- a CDS encoding glucose 1-dehydrogenase — protein sequence MKAITVVPGSPDQVQVSDVEEPTPVAGTLLVEGRMLGICGTDVEIVEEQGRGSPPPGQDRLLIGHESLGVVLDAPADSGFASGDLVVGMVRRPDPVPCSPCANGEPDFCRNGRYTERGIKELDGFGSQRWRTEPEYAIKLDPELGDCGVLLEPASVLAKAWEQTERIFGRASWRPKVALVTGAGPVGLFAALLGVQRGLEMHVLDLNETGPKADLVADLGGTFHIGDVRDTGVAPDVVIECTGYGPLVVELTQVVAPDAVICLTGITSGRRTVQVDTDAVNKAMVMENTVVFGSVNAARRNFEQAAHALAKADLRWLRRMITKTVPMSGFVEGLHKKGDDIKVVVDLQA from the coding sequence ATGAAGGCGATTACGGTGGTGCCTGGCAGCCCCGACCAGGTGCAAGTCAGCGATGTCGAAGAGCCCACGCCAGTGGCCGGCACGTTGCTGGTGGAGGGGAGGATGCTTGGAATCTGCGGCACCGATGTCGAAATCGTGGAAGAACAGGGGCGTGGTTCGCCACCTCCCGGTCAAGACCGGCTGCTGATCGGGCATGAGTCCCTCGGCGTGGTGCTTGATGCGCCCGCCGACAGCGGTTTCGCGTCCGGAGACCTGGTCGTGGGCATGGTGCGGCGCCCCGACCCGGTCCCCTGCAGTCCGTGTGCGAATGGAGAGCCGGATTTCTGCCGCAACGGTCGATATACCGAGCGAGGGATCAAGGAGTTGGACGGATTTGGATCGCAACGGTGGCGGACCGAGCCGGAGTACGCGATCAAGCTCGATCCTGAGCTCGGGGACTGCGGGGTGCTGTTGGAGCCGGCGTCGGTGCTGGCCAAGGCCTGGGAGCAGACCGAACGGATCTTCGGGCGTGCGTCCTGGCGCCCCAAGGTGGCGTTGGTGACGGGCGCTGGGCCGGTCGGGCTATTCGCCGCTCTGTTGGGGGTGCAACGTGGCCTGGAAATGCATGTCTTGGATCTCAACGAAACCGGGCCGAAGGCAGATCTGGTCGCTGATCTGGGAGGCACTTTCCACATCGGCGACGTTCGAGACACCGGGGTGGCGCCTGACGTGGTCATCGAGTGCACGGGATACGGACCACTGGTCGTGGAGCTGACGCAGGTGGTCGCGCCCGATGCTGTCATCTGCCTGACGGGGATCACGTCCGGCAGGCGGACGGTCCAGGTTGACACAGATGCCGTCAACAAGGCGATGGTGATGGAGAACACTGTGGTATTCGGCTCGGTCAACGCGGCCCGGCGCAACTTCGAGCAGGCGGCTCATGCTCTCGCCAAGGCTGACCTGAGGTGGCTACGACGGATGATCACCAAAACAGTCCCGATGAGCGGCTTCGTCGAAGGTCTGCACAAGAAAGGCGACGACATCAAGGTCGTCGTCGATCTTCAAGCCTGA
- a CDS encoding sugar porter family MFS transporter has protein sequence MDGPLSDAAREGRRKIWRWAGLIAVGGFLFGYDTGVVSGALLFFKQDFHLDRFQQGSVVSVLLLGAIAGALGVSRVSDRWGRRMTLGLEGVVFLVGTVVLVTAQGYAMMLVGRFVLGLAVGAASATVPVYLSEISPASIRGRVLTVNQLLLTAGILVAYGVNLAFSSSGNWRAMFAAGGIPALVLAIGSLRLPESPAWQLAHGQGDRARAMIASVAGESRADEVVERFESTRRSLQQEDDSQRGRSVLLSARVRPALAVGLTLAALQQFGGINTIIYYAPTIIQETGLSASNSIFYSVAIGAINLIMTIVAIRLVDRLGRRPLLLFSLAVMMVMLALLGLTFVAGLGSVLPVVFMVLYIAAFAAGLGPVFWVLIGEIFPANAHAAGSSASTAVNWTSNFVVSLFFLPVVGLIGQGETFWVFAVVCLLGLMFVLRYVPETRNRDFAEIDAELQARAGRRPVSRTSQ, from the coding sequence GTGGACGGACCCCTGAGCGATGCTGCTCGGGAGGGGCGGCGCAAGATCTGGCGCTGGGCGGGTCTCATCGCGGTTGGTGGTTTTCTGTTTGGTTATGACACCGGTGTCGTCTCTGGTGCGCTGCTGTTCTTCAAGCAGGACTTCCACCTGGATCGATTCCAGCAGGGCAGCGTGGTCAGCGTTCTGCTGTTGGGCGCGATAGCAGGCGCACTGGGAGTCAGCCGGGTGTCGGATCGCTGGGGACGCAGGATGACCCTGGGGCTGGAGGGCGTTGTGTTCCTGGTCGGGACCGTTGTTCTGGTGACCGCGCAGGGCTACGCGATGATGTTGGTGGGAAGGTTTGTGCTCGGCCTGGCAGTGGGTGCCGCGTCGGCCACCGTTCCGGTTTACCTGTCGGAGATCTCACCTGCGTCGATCCGCGGGCGCGTGCTCACGGTCAATCAACTGCTGCTCACAGCCGGGATCCTTGTCGCCTACGGCGTAAACCTCGCATTCAGTAGCAGCGGCAACTGGCGGGCGATGTTTGCCGCCGGCGGGATACCCGCGCTTGTTCTGGCAATCGGCTCGCTGCGGCTCCCCGAGTCTCCCGCGTGGCAGCTCGCGCACGGTCAGGGCGACCGCGCCCGCGCCATGATCGCGTCGGTCGCTGGCGAGTCCAGGGCCGATGAGGTCGTCGAACGCTTCGAATCCACGCGGCGCTCCCTGCAGCAGGAAGATGACTCGCAGCGGGGGCGGTCGGTGCTGCTCTCTGCGCGGGTCCGCCCGGCGCTGGCCGTGGGGCTCACCCTCGCCGCCCTGCAACAGTTCGGCGGCATCAACACGATCATCTACTACGCGCCGACGATCATCCAGGAGACGGGACTGTCAGCGTCCAACTCGATCTTCTACTCCGTGGCGATCGGGGCCATCAACCTCATCATGACGATCGTCGCCATTCGGCTGGTTGATCGGCTGGGCCGGCGCCCGCTGCTGTTGTTCTCGCTCGCGGTCATGATGGTCATGCTCGCGCTGCTGGGCCTGACGTTCGTCGCTGGGCTGGGATCGGTGCTGCCGGTGGTGTTCATGGTTCTCTACATCGCCGCTTTCGCGGCAGGTCTGGGGCCGGTGTTCTGGGTGCTGATCGGCGAGATCTTCCCTGCCAACGCGCACGCTGCCGGGTCCAGCGCCTCGACGGCGGTGAACTGGACGTCGAACTTTGTGGTCAGCCTCTTCTTCCTTCCGGTCGTCGGGTTGATCGGCCAAGGCGAAACGTTCTGGGTCTTCGCGGTCGTCTGCCTGCTGGGCCTGATGTTTGTCCTCCGCTACGTCCCCGAGACACGTAACCGTGACTTCGCCGAGATCGATGCGGAGTTGCAGGCACGAGCGGGGCGCCGGCCGGTGTCCAGGACCAGCCAGTGA
- a CDS encoding FUSC family protein, protein MIPARALGDAALRRLRDSAWPVLQQAAAAIAAWVIARNVVEHRQPFFAPIAAVVALNASGGERGSNAVRLLLGVVAGIVVAELTMAVLGGGYLALAVAVLVAMLLAVVLGGQRLVIAQAAAGAILTVAIANGEVGFQRLTDALIGAGVALVISQLLFPTEPVGLLRRAEAGALKDMAAELGLSARWLESGGEVLAGSPMDRSRQVLDRLADLARIRENSRRVARRSTTRWGSTGPVIRECENAGRLDVLGADCLTLTRMAGITSCDQRRRLGPVMRELAGVLAALATDLGDRLARQHAADRALAVARALGSHQPDGDTGVWEVAAAFATDIVIFAGVDPEHAAAAVRKHDEDLQVRTPPHVSRLHFRRRRQRARRDGD, encoded by the coding sequence GTGATTCCGGCTCGTGCGCTTGGCGATGCCGCGCTGCGGCGGCTGCGCGACAGCGCGTGGCCGGTGCTCCAGCAGGCCGCAGCGGCCATCGCGGCGTGGGTGATCGCCAGGAACGTCGTCGAGCATCGGCAGCCGTTCTTCGCGCCGATCGCGGCCGTCGTCGCCCTCAACGCCTCGGGCGGCGAACGCGGGTCCAATGCGGTGCGGCTGCTGCTCGGTGTCGTGGCGGGAATTGTCGTGGCCGAGTTGACGATGGCCGTGCTGGGCGGGGGCTACCTGGCACTGGCCGTGGCGGTGCTGGTTGCGATGCTGCTGGCTGTCGTGCTCGGCGGGCAGCGTCTGGTGATAGCGCAGGCGGCAGCGGGCGCGATCCTCACAGTCGCTATAGCGAACGGCGAGGTGGGCTTCCAGCGGCTGACCGACGCGCTGATCGGCGCCGGCGTCGCGCTGGTCATCAGCCAGCTGCTGTTCCCGACCGAGCCGGTTGGGCTGCTGCGCCGTGCCGAGGCAGGTGCGCTCAAGGACATGGCCGCCGAGCTCGGACTCAGCGCCCGCTGGCTGGAGTCCGGCGGCGAGGTCCTCGCCGGCTCCCCGATGGACCGCTCCCGCCAGGTCCTCGACCGGCTCGCAGATCTCGCCCGCATACGCGAGAACAGCCGTCGGGTCGCTCGCCGCTCTACGACGCGGTGGGGAAGCACGGGCCCAGTGATCCGCGAATGCGAGAACGCCGGCCGGCTCGATGTTCTCGGCGCTGACTGCCTGACCCTCACCCGCATGGCCGGCATCACCAGCTGCGACCAGCGCCGACGGCTTGGACCAGTGATGCGCGAGCTGGCCGGTGTCCTCGCGGCGCTCGCTACCGACCTCGGTGACCGCCTCGCCCGCCAGCACGCCGCCGACCGGGCGCTCGCTGTCGCCCGGGCGCTGGGCAGCCATCAGCCCGACGGCGATACGGGCGTGTGGGAGGTCGCAGCAGCGTTCGCCACCGACATCGTGATCTTTGCCGGCGTCGACCCGGAGCACGCCGCAGCTGCGGTGCGCAAACACGACGAGGACCTGCAGGTCAGAACGCCACCACACGTGTCGCGGCTGCACTTCAGGCGCCGCCGGCAGCGAGCACGGCGTGACGGTGACTGA
- a CDS encoding APC family permease encodes MGSVWRFLVGRPLRAREVAKEQITPVEGLPVLSLDALTSVAYGPEAIIGILALAGAGALSLLLPITGAIVALLAILVFSYRQVIDAYPGGGGTYAVCRANFGRTVRLLAAAALVVDYTLTVAVSIAAGVGALVSAFPGLRPATVPLCLGFLAVITVLNLRGLGDTARAFLLPTMVFIVGMLAIIGIGLVHPLAVGSPQPGRPLLVEHGIETVSVLLVLRAFSAGCSALTGVEAIANGVPMFRQPRVVRAKRTELLLGAILGTMLLGLAILAARWHVGPRTGQTVLSQIIAISVGRDWAYYVMSLTITLVLALAANTSFGGLPVLASLVARDNYLPHLFSLRDDRQVYGFGIWALAVLSGALLLAVGGNTLALIPLFAIGVFTGFTLSQAGLVRHWVRSRPPRWRHRAIINGFGAVVTAVCTVVFLVTKFTAGAWVVVLAVPALMYTFVRIHRYYEHAGRALGLGVVPGKLPARNTLVVVPVAGVSRLTERAIAQALSISHDVVAVHVVVESTDNVEEDRDLQARWARWDPGVPLRIVHTEFASIAGPVVGLVDELRGRQDRQVMVLIPVVRPDHRYADFLHDHRDRVLTKALRARPDVIVATVPMSLHLDDSP; translated from the coding sequence ATGGGGTCGGTGTGGCGATTTCTCGTCGGGCGCCCGTTGAGGGCCCGGGAGGTCGCCAAGGAGCAGATCACCCCGGTCGAGGGGCTTCCTGTCCTGTCCCTCGACGCCCTGACATCGGTCGCGTACGGGCCAGAGGCGATCATCGGCATCCTCGCCCTGGCCGGGGCCGGGGCGTTGTCGTTGCTGCTGCCGATCACCGGGGCGATCGTGGCGCTGCTGGCGATCCTGGTCTTCTCCTACCGACAGGTCATCGACGCCTACCCCGGAGGCGGTGGTACCTACGCCGTCTGCCGGGCGAACTTCGGCCGGACCGTCCGCCTGCTCGCAGCCGCGGCGCTGGTCGTGGACTACACGCTCACCGTCGCGGTGTCCATCGCCGCTGGCGTTGGCGCCCTTGTCTCGGCGTTCCCCGGACTCAGGCCGGCCACCGTTCCGCTCTGCCTTGGTTTTCTCGCGGTGATCACTGTCCTCAATCTCCGCGGGCTGGGCGACACCGCTCGGGCGTTCCTGCTTCCCACGATGGTGTTCATCGTCGGAATGCTGGCGATCATCGGGATCGGCCTCGTCCACCCGCTGGCTGTTGGTTCGCCGCAGCCGGGTCGTCCCCTGCTGGTCGAGCACGGAATCGAGACGGTGAGTGTGCTCCTTGTGCTCCGCGCGTTCTCGGCTGGTTGCAGCGCGCTGACCGGCGTGGAGGCGATCGCGAACGGTGTACCGATGTTCAGGCAGCCGCGGGTCGTCCGAGCAAAGCGGACCGAGCTTCTGCTGGGCGCAATCCTCGGTACGATGCTGCTCGGCCTGGCGATCCTGGCCGCCCGGTGGCATGTGGGTCCCCGAACCGGCCAGACCGTCCTCAGTCAGATCATCGCCATCTCTGTCGGGCGGGACTGGGCCTACTACGTGATGTCGCTGACGATCACGCTCGTCCTCGCGCTCGCGGCCAACACCTCGTTCGGCGGATTGCCGGTGCTCGCCAGCTTGGTCGCCAGGGACAATTACCTGCCTCACCTGTTCTCGCTCCGAGACGATCGGCAGGTGTACGGCTTCGGTATCTGGGCGCTGGCGGTCCTGTCCGGTGCGCTCCTCCTCGCCGTAGGCGGCAACACGCTCGCGTTGATTCCACTGTTCGCCATCGGCGTTTTCACAGGCTTCACGCTCTCCCAGGCGGGTTTGGTACGCCACTGGGTCCGGAGCAGACCGCCGCGCTGGCGGCATCGCGCGATCATCAACGGCTTCGGTGCGGTGGTCACCGCCGTTTGCACCGTGGTGTTCCTGGTCACCAAGTTCACCGCGGGGGCTTGGGTGGTCGTGTTGGCCGTCCCTGCATTGATGTACACGTTCGTGCGGATCCACCGCTACTACGAGCACGCCGGCCGGGCACTCGGCCTCGGCGTGGTGCCCGGAAAGCTACCGGCTCGCAACACCCTTGTCGTGGTGCCGGTGGCGGGAGTCTCCCGGCTGACCGAACGGGCAATCGCACAGGCCCTGTCGATCAGCCATGACGTCGTGGCCGTCCACGTGGTCGTCGAAAGCACCGACAACGTCGAGGAGGACCGCGACCTGCAGGCGAGGTGGGCTCGATGGGACCCCGGCGTACCTCTGAGAATCGTCCACACCGAGTTCGCGTCGATCGCGGGCCCCGTCGTGGGACTCGTCGACGAACTACGTGGACGGCAGGACCGGCAGGTCATGGTGCTGATACCGGTCGTGCGGCCCGATCACAGGTACGCGGATTTCCTGCACGACCACCGGGATCGGGTGCTCACCAAGGCTCTGCGTGCGCGCCCGGACGTGATCGTCGCCACGGTTCCCATGTCGCTGCACCTCGACGACTCTCCGTGA
- a CDS encoding lactate/malate family dehydrogenase has translation MSVKVGVVGVGAVGSATVLCLIERGGACREVVLVDRDSARAEGVAADMRYATPLSPTVEVHAGGFEDLAGADLVIVTAGVNEKSGGATDRNDSQGRLRLVETNARVYADVVPKVVESAPDAVLMVVTDPPDPLADLARELGGGDRVFSTGTLIDSLRFRVHLADRLRVRPRDVQAVVVGEHGTSEVLLWSSASVGGIPVLDLIAESGTPVEQVRRDVENDIRYANITIIEGTGASQYGIGAVSARLAEAVLRDERAVLPVAAHHPGYGVTLSLSCVLGAGGVLQMHEPSMTPQERAALDSSASRLREAVERARSAVGLA, from the coding sequence ATGAGCGTGAAGGTTGGTGTGGTTGGTGTCGGGGCGGTGGGGTCCGCAACGGTGCTGTGCTTGATCGAGCGTGGAGGGGCGTGTCGCGAGGTCGTGTTGGTCGACCGCGACAGCGCGCGGGCGGAGGGCGTGGCAGCAGACATGCGTTATGCGACGCCGTTGTCCCCGACCGTGGAGGTGCATGCCGGCGGATTCGAGGATCTGGCCGGTGCCGACCTGGTGATCGTGACTGCCGGGGTGAACGAGAAGAGTGGAGGGGCGACTGACCGCAACGACAGCCAGGGGCGGCTTCGGCTGGTCGAGACCAACGCGAGGGTCTACGCGGACGTCGTACCAAAGGTGGTTGAGTCCGCACCCGATGCGGTGCTCATGGTGGTCACCGACCCGCCGGATCCGCTGGCCGACCTGGCGCGGGAGCTGGGTGGTGGCGACAGGGTGTTCTCCACCGGGACGCTCATCGACAGCCTGCGTTTCCGAGTGCACCTGGCGGACCGGTTGCGCGTCCGGCCTCGGGACGTTCAGGCCGTGGTGGTCGGCGAGCACGGCACGTCGGAGGTGTTGTTGTGGTCGTCGGCGTCCGTGGGCGGGATCCCGGTTCTGGATCTGATCGCAGAGTCAGGTACGCCGGTCGAGCAGGTCCGGCGCGATGTGGAGAACGACATCCGGTATGCCAACATCACGATCATCGAAGGAACGGGGGCCAGCCAGTACGGCATCGGTGCGGTGTCGGCGCGACTGGCCGAGGCGGTGCTACGGGACGAGCGTGCGGTCCTGCCCGTGGCGGCTCACCACCCGGGGTACGGGGTGACTCTCTCGTTGTCCTGCGTGCTCGGTGCCGGAGGGGTACTGCAGATGCACGAACCTTCCATGACGCCCCAGGAACGTGCCGCACTCGACAGCAGTGCATCCAGGCTGCGCGAGGCAGTCGAGCGCGCCAGGTCGGCGGTCGGATTGGCCTAA
- a CDS encoding MFS transporter, translating into MIVAGQLIAYIVNAVLIHVVAGTTSWRWMLGVAFIPAVMLWVGMLFVPETPRWYAIHGRCSDAEAALRRAREPQQVPQVLHRIEEMARRPHSHEGRSGWVYLRARWVRVLLIIGVGIGVCQQITGINTVIYYAPTILESTGLAARASITASIAIGVVGVLAVTLGMWLVGRVNRRPMLIVGLCGTTTSLLTLALCFLLPSATWRSYLLLGIMLVFVAFQQSSISVVTWLVMSELFPLKIRGFAMGVAVFVLWMVNFAISISFPVITTSVGPTWTFLIFVALGVLAIAFVSTTMPETRGRSLEELEDGFRARYSS; encoded by the coding sequence ATGATCGTGGCCGGTCAGCTCATCGCCTACATCGTCAACGCCGTCTTGATCCACGTCGTGGCGGGCACCACGTCGTGGCGATGGATGCTGGGGGTGGCCTTCATCCCCGCGGTGATGTTGTGGGTGGGCATGCTGTTCGTCCCCGAAACACCACGCTGGTACGCCATCCACGGACGCTGCAGCGACGCCGAGGCCGCCTTGCGTCGCGCCCGCGAACCGCAGCAGGTCCCCCAGGTCCTCCACCGCATCGAGGAGATGGCGCGGCGCCCGCACTCACACGAAGGCCGCAGCGGCTGGGTCTACCTGCGGGCACGCTGGGTCCGCGTGCTGCTCATCATCGGCGTCGGCATCGGCGTCTGCCAGCAGATCACCGGCATCAACACGGTCATCTACTACGCCCCCACCATCCTGGAGTCGACCGGGCTCGCCGCCAGAGCTTCGATCACCGCGTCCATCGCCATCGGCGTCGTCGGAGTCCTCGCCGTCACCTTGGGCATGTGGCTGGTCGGGCGAGTCAACCGCAGGCCCATGCTTATCGTCGGCCTCTGCGGAACCACAACGTCGCTGCTGACGCTGGCCCTGTGCTTCCTTCTACCCTCAGCGACCTGGCGCAGCTACCTGCTGCTGGGCATCATGCTCGTATTCGTGGCCTTCCAGCAGTCATCGATCTCAGTAGTGACGTGGCTGGTGATGTCGGAGCTGTTCCCACTGAAGATTCGCGGTTTCGCGATGGGCGTCGCCGTGTTCGTACTGTGGATGGTGAACTTTGCCATCTCCATCTCCTTCCCTGTGATCACCACCTCGGTGGGACCGACCTGGACATTCCTGATCTTCGTCGCGCTGGGCGTACTCGCCATCGCCTTCGTCTCGACGACGATGCCCGAAACCAGGGGCAGGTCGCTGGAGGAACTGGAAGACGGGTTCCGCGCCAGGTACTCCTCGTAA
- a CDS encoding NADPH-dependent FMN reductase — protein sequence MRTYKIGYFIGSRSSASINRILSKALIRLAPHDLEFTEIPIGNLPLYSPDFDGDYPPEPRALKDAITASNAILFVTPEYNRSIPGPLKSAIDWASRPYGQNSFDHMPAAVIGASPGQIGTALAQQSLRAVLGYCNSRQMTAPEAYITFHPDVFTADGDVSDESTATFLTDYMRDFRVHIERVLTVIPRP from the coding sequence GTGAGAACGTACAAGATCGGGTACTTCATCGGCAGCCGTTCGTCCGCCTCTATCAACAGGATCCTCAGCAAGGCGCTGATTCGGCTGGCCCCGCACGACCTCGAGTTCACCGAGATCCCCATCGGAAACCTGCCGCTCTACAGCCCCGACTTCGACGGCGACTACCCGCCCGAACCGAGGGCGCTCAAGGACGCCATCACCGCCTCCAACGCCATCCTGTTCGTGACACCCGAGTACAACCGGTCCATCCCCGGGCCGCTGAAGAGTGCCATCGACTGGGCCTCGCGCCCCTACGGACAGAACTCGTTCGACCACATGCCCGCGGCCGTCATCGGCGCCTCGCCAGGGCAAATCGGAACCGCGCTGGCACAACAGAGCCTGCGCGCGGTCCTCGGCTACTGCAACTCCCGGCAGATGACCGCACCAGAGGCCTACATCACCTTCCACCCGGACGTGTTCACCGCCGACGGAGACGTGTCCGACGAATCCACGGCCACCTTCCTCACCGACTACATGCGAGACTTCCGCGTCCACATCGAACGCGTGCTAACCGTGATCCCCCGCCCCTGA
- a CDS encoding FUSC family protein: protein MTALLVVQVTLYATLTSGVQRVASVVVGVLVAVGFARLVGLTWWSLAILIFASLTLGWLLRLGSAIQEVAISGMLVVGVANPTATAQGRAFETLIGAGVGVLFNLLLPPPVYVQPAGEAVDKLADLLSGLLRRIGREIHEGAGAAQAGFWLSEARQIDQELVAVDAALVKAEDSLRMNPRGRQLLHARLTLRSRMETLEHCAVATRALCRTLLELTVDTGRRVRLSDEQLTPSLEGLLAQLGDAVDAFGQIVTTEIAPAVRTQREDLDRALSDARTFRDRAAQLLLSRVRQDRRSWELAGSLLAAVDRLMAELQVGSRPPEHNRAVTQHARSGRLRRLLARHWAAMVGVVRKRIPQAANSGPDE from the coding sequence CTGACGGCGCTGCTGGTGGTTCAGGTCACGCTGTATGCCACTCTCACCAGCGGTGTGCAGCGGGTGGCCAGTGTGGTTGTGGGCGTACTCGTGGCCGTAGGCTTCGCGCGCCTGGTGGGCCTGACCTGGTGGAGTCTGGCAATCTTGATCTTCGCGTCCCTGACGTTGGGATGGCTGCTGCGATTGGGCTCTGCCATACAGGAGGTCGCCATCAGCGGCATGCTCGTGGTGGGGGTTGCCAATCCGACGGCCACAGCACAGGGCCGGGCGTTCGAGACCCTGATCGGAGCCGGCGTGGGAGTGCTGTTCAACCTGCTGTTGCCCCCTCCGGTCTACGTCCAGCCGGCCGGCGAGGCCGTCGACAAGCTTGCTGATCTGCTCAGTGGGCTGCTGCGACGCATTGGGCGTGAGATCCACGAGGGGGCGGGAGCCGCGCAGGCCGGCTTCTGGCTGTCGGAGGCCCGCCAGATCGACCAGGAACTCGTGGCGGTGGACGCCGCACTTGTCAAAGCCGAAGACAGCCTGCGCATGAATCCGCGTGGCCGTCAACTGCTGCATGCCCGGCTGACCCTTCGCAGCCGAATGGAAACCCTGGAACACTGTGCGGTGGCTACCCGGGCGCTGTGCCGGACCCTGCTTGAACTCACCGTCGACACCGGCCGCCGAGTTCGTCTCTCTGACGAGCAACTGACACCGTCGCTGGAGGGCCTCCTGGCCCAGCTGGGTGATGCAGTCGACGCCTTCGGTCAGATCGTCACCACAGAAATCGCTCCGGCCGTGCGGACACAGCGGGAAGATCTGGATCGCGCGCTGAGCGACGCTCGTACGTTCCGCGACAGGGCAGCCCAGCTTCTGCTGTCACGGGTACGGCAAGACCGGCGCAGCTGGGAACTGGCAGGGAGCCTGCTGGCCGCGGTCGATCGGCTCATGGCGGAACTCCAGGTAGGCAGTCGGCCTCCCGAGCACAACCGTGCGGTGACACAGCATGCCCGATCGGGTCGGCTTCGGCGGCTGCTCGCTCGCCACTGGGCGGCGATGGTCGGCGTCGTCCGGAAACGGATCCCTCAGGCCGCCAACTCCGGTCCTGACGAGTGA